A genomic stretch from Natronomonas gomsonensis includes:
- a CDS encoding SDR family NAD(P)-dependent oxidoreductase yields MGRLDGETVIVTGASRGLGASMAKRFAREGANTVLTARSEDELRSVAESADGETLAVPADVTDEPSIEALVETTVAEYGELTGIVNNAAVGMLSLYDELREVTEIAVEDWRHVLDVNVTGPFLCSKHAIPAMETGNVVNISSGLGRRGSAGWGPYVASKWALEGFSKTLAEEVEPDINVNCLDPGGRVETDFWDHLPDEERASILDPDVMDEAAVLLLEQSPGGVTGESMPAGDWESELSG; encoded by the coding sequence ATGGGACGACTCGACGGAGAGACGGTCATCGTCACCGGCGCGAGCCGCGGGCTCGGCGCGTCGATGGCGAAGCGATTCGCACGCGAAGGAGCCAACACCGTACTGACGGCGCGAAGCGAAGACGAACTCCGGTCGGTCGCCGAGAGCGCCGACGGCGAAACGCTCGCCGTGCCGGCCGACGTGACCGACGAACCGTCGATCGAAGCGCTCGTCGAGACGACCGTCGCGGAGTATGGCGAACTCACCGGCATCGTCAACAACGCCGCCGTCGGGATGTTGAGCCTCTACGACGAGTTGCGGGAGGTGACAGAGATAGCCGTCGAGGACTGGCGACACGTCTTGGACGTGAACGTCACCGGGCCGTTCCTCTGTTCGAAACACGCGATTCCGGCGATGGAGACGGGCAACGTCGTCAACATCTCCTCCGGCTTGGGTCGGCGGGGGTCCGCCGGGTGGGGCCCCTACGTCGCTTCGAAGTGGGCACTCGAAGGGTTCTCGAAGACGCTGGCCGAGGAGGTCGAACCCGACATCAACGTCAACTGTCTGGACCCCGGTGGCCGCGTCGAAACCGACTTCTGGGACCACCTGCCGGACGAGGAGCGAGCGTCGATTCTCGACCCCGACGTGATGGACGAGGCTGCCGTCCTGCTGTTGGAGCAGTCACCGGGCGGCGTCACCGGCGAGTCGATGCCGGCCGGCGACTGGGAGAGCGAACTGTCGGGATGA